A window of Roseovarius sp. THAF27 contains these coding sequences:
- a CDS encoding DeoR/GlpR family DNA-binding transcription regulator, translating into MSQTFRHPEILEIARNEGKVTVEGLAERFGVTVQTIRRDLTDLAEAGRLERVHGGAVMPSGVSNIGYEERRGLNEVAKQAMAQVCAREIPDGASVFLNIGTSTEAVARALLSHRDLMVITNNINVANILVANADCEIVVAGGVLRRSDGGLIGNLTTRVIEQFKFDYAVIGCSALDDDGDLLDFDVQEVHVSQSIIARARRTFLVADHSKFHRMAPARIGSLAEVDMFFTDRPVPVPVAERLKEWETVCRVCG; encoded by the coding sequence ATGTCACAGACTTTTCGTCATCCCGAGATCCTCGAGATCGCCCGCAACGAGGGCAAGGTCACGGTCGAAGGCCTTGCCGAGCGGTTCGGCGTGACGGTGCAGACCATCCGGCGCGACCTGACGGACCTGGCCGAGGCCGGGCGGCTGGAGCGCGTGCATGGCGGCGCGGTCATGCCGTCGGGTGTGTCCAATATCGGCTACGAGGAACGGCGCGGCCTGAACGAGGTCGCCAAGCAGGCGATGGCGCAGGTCTGCGCGCGGGAGATCCCGGACGGTGCGTCGGTTTTCCTGAATATCGGGACTTCGACCGAGGCCGTGGCGCGCGCGCTTCTGAGCCACCGTGACCTGATGGTGATTACCAATAATATCAATGTTGCCAATATATTGGTGGCCAATGCGGATTGCGAGATCGTGGTGGCGGGGGGCGTGTTGCGGCGTTCGGACGGGGGGCTTATCGGCAACCTGACGACGCGGGTGATCGAGCAGTTCAAGTTCGATTATGCCGTCATCGGCTGTTCGGCGCTGGACGATGATGGCGACCTTCTGGATTTCGACGTTCAGGAGGTTCACGTGAGCCAGTCGATCATCGCGCGGGCGCGCCGGACCTTCCTTGTGGCGGACCATTCGAAGTTTCACCGCATGGCGCCGGCGCGGATCGGGTCGCTGGCAGAGGTCGACATGTTCTTCACCGACCGGCCCGTGCCCGTGCCCGTGGCGGAGAGGTTGAAGGAGTGGGAAACGGTCTGCCGGGTCTGCGGATAA
- the glpD gene encoding glycerol-3-phosphate dehydrogenase, which produces MHPSPENISDIFVIGGGINGCGIARDAAGRGLSVTLAEMNDLASATSSASTKLFHGGLRYLEYFEFRLVREALIEREVLLRNMPHISWPMRFVLPYHRDMRFEGGTPTSRLLERIMPWMRGRRPAWLIRLGLFLYDSLGGRKILPAARSLSLDGTPEGAPLKSHFKQAFEYSDCWVEDARLVALNARDAAARGAEILTRTRVTGARRAGELWEIDLEDTATGALLTRRARALVNAGGPWVGNIIQDVTHIDSREGVRLVRGSHIVTRKLFDHPKCYFFQGRDGRIIFAIPYEQDFTLIGTTDADHPDPGTRPVCTPAEQEYLCNFASEYFATPVTRDDIVWTYSGVRPLYDDGAKSATAATRDYVLKLDSDGPPLLNIFGGKITTYRRLAQAAVGKLAPDFPNAKGGWTADAALPGGDFAVEHRDDMAAQLQTDYPFLTEAWAYRLLRAYGTEARTLLGDATTAADLGRSFGATLTEREVRWLMTHEFARSAEDIVWRRSKLGLRMSESEIKDLQDWMQANPEGDSIVAAAAE; this is translated from the coding sequence ATGCACCCAAGTCCCGAAAATATAAGCGATATTTTCGTCATCGGGGGTGGAATCAACGGCTGCGGCATCGCCCGCGACGCCGCCGGGCGCGGCCTGTCCGTCACCCTGGCCGAGATGAACGATCTTGCCTCGGCCACCTCCTCGGCCTCGACCAAGCTTTTCCACGGCGGCCTGCGCTATCTCGAATACTTCGAATTCCGCCTTGTCCGCGAAGCCCTGATCGAACGCGAGGTCCTTTTGCGCAACATGCCGCACATCAGCTGGCCCATGCGCTTCGTCCTGCCCTATCACCGCGACATGCGTTTCGAGGGCGGCACGCCCACCTCGCGCCTGCTGGAACGGATCATGCCTTGGATGCGCGGCCGCCGTCCGGCGTGGCTGATCCGCCTTGGTCTCTTTCTTTACGACAGCCTGGGGGGCCGCAAGATCCTGCCCGCCGCCCGCTCCCTCTCGCTCGACGGCACGCCCGAGGGCGCACCGCTGAAATCCCATTTCAAACAGGCGTTCGAGTATTCCGACTGCTGGGTCGAGGATGCCCGCCTGGTGGCGCTGAACGCCCGCGACGCCGCCGCCCGCGGCGCCGAGATCCTCACCCGCACCCGCGTCACCGGCGCCCGCCGTGCGGGCGAGCTATGGGAGATCGACCTCGAAGACACCGCCACCGGCGCCCTGCTGACCCGCCGCGCCCGCGCGCTCGTCAATGCCGGCGGGCCGTGGGTGGGCAACATCATCCAGGACGTCACCCATATCGACAGCCGCGAAGGCGTCCGTCTCGTGCGCGGCAGCCATATCGTCACGCGCAAGCTGTTCGACCACCCCAAGTGCTATTTCTTCCAGGGCCGCGATGGCCGCATCATCTTCGCCATCCCCTACGAGCAGGATTTCACCCTCATCGGCACCACCGACGCCGATCACCCCGATCCCGGCACGCGCCCCGTCTGCACCCCTGCCGAACAGGAATACCTCTGCAATTTCGCCTCGGAGTATTTCGCCACGCCCGTCACCCGCGACGACATCGTCTGGACCTATTCGGGTGTCCGCCCGCTCTATGACGACGGCGCCAAGTCGGCCACCGCCGCCACCCGCGACTACGTGCTGAAACTCGACAGTGACGGCCCGCCGCTGCTGAACATCTTCGGCGGCAAGATCACCACCTACCGCCGCCTCGCGCAGGCCGCGGTGGGCAAACTGGCCCCAGATTTCCCGAACGCCAAGGGCGGCTGGACCGCCGACGCCGCCCTGCCCGGCGGCGATTTCGCCGTCGAGCACCGTGACGACATGGCGGCGCAACTCCAGACCGACTACCCCTTCCTGACCGAAGCCTGGGCCTACCGCCTGCTCCGCGCCTACGGCACCGAGGCCCGCACCCTTCTGGGCGACGCGACCACCGCCGCCGACCTTGGCCGCAGCTTCGGCGCCACCCTGACCGAACGCGAGGTGCGCTGGCTCATGACCCACGAATTCGCCCGCTCCGCCGAGGATATCGTCTGGCGTCGCAGCAAGCTGGGCCTGCGCATGTCAGAGAGTGAAATCAAGGACTTGCAGGACTGGATGCAAGCCAACCCCGAGGGCGACAGTATCGTCGCCGCGGCGGCAGAATAA
- a CDS encoding ABC transporter ATP-binding protein encodes MTLVLDNVSKKVGADMHIHPTDLTLEKGTMNVLLGPTLAGKTTLMRLMAGLDAPTTGRILWDGTDVTGMRVQDRGVAMVYQQFINYPSMSVYDNIASPMRLSGKPKEEIDRAVRDTAEMLQLTPMLDRKPLELSGGQQQRCALARALVKNAGLVLLDEPLANLDYKLREELRIEIPRIFEESGAIFVYATTEPEEALLLGGHTATLWEGRVTQFGPTPKVYRQPADATTARVFSDPPMNFLQISKTGGKLMFGEGQSLPATGKMADLPEGRYTAGFRPNHLEIEKHTDAAMRFVTKLSVTELTGSETFIHLDHAGTRWVGVIHGVHDLQPGRDLPVYLDPAHIYIFSDDGDLVSPAAYALAA; translated from the coding sequence ATGACGCTGGTTCTGGACAACGTGTCGAAAAAAGTAGGGGCGGACATGCATATCCACCCTACCGACCTCACGCTTGAAAAAGGCACGATGAACGTCCTTCTGGGACCCACGCTGGCGGGCAAGACCACGCTGATGCGCCTGATGGCGGGGCTTGATGCCCCCACCACGGGCCGCATCCTCTGGGACGGTACGGATGTGACCGGTATGCGCGTGCAGGATCGCGGCGTCGCCATGGTCTACCAGCAATTCATCAACTACCCGTCCATGAGCGTCTACGACAACATCGCCAGCCCCATGCGCCTGTCGGGCAAACCGAAGGAAGAGATCGACCGCGCCGTGCGCGACACCGCCGAGATGCTGCAACTGACGCCCATGCTCGACCGTAAGCCGCTCGAGTTGTCCGGCGGCCAGCAGCAGCGTTGCGCGCTGGCCCGGGCGCTGGTCAAGAACGCCGGTCTCGTCCTGCTGGACGAACCGCTCGCCAATCTCGACTACAAGCTGCGGGAGGAGTTGCGCATCGAAATTCCCCGCATCTTCGAGGAATCCGGCGCGATCTTCGTCTACGCCACCACCGAACCCGAAGAGGCGCTTTTGCTGGGCGGCCACACCGCCACGCTCTGGGAAGGGCGCGTCACGCAGTTCGGCCCCACGCCCAAGGTCTATCGCCAGCCGGCCGATGCCACCACCGCGCGCGTCTTCTCCGACCCGCCGATGAACTTCCTGCAAATCTCGAAAACCGGCGGCAAGCTGATGTTCGGCGAGGGCCAGTCCCTGCCCGCCACCGGCAAGATGGCCGACCTCCCCGAAGGCCGCTACACCGCCGGCTTCCGCCCCAACCACCTGGAAATCGAAAAACACACAGACGCCGCCATGCGCTTTGTGACAAAGCTCAGCGTGACCGAACTCACCGGCTCGGAAACCTTCATCCATCTTGACCACGCGGGCACCCGCTGGGTCGGCGTCATCCACGGCGTGCATGACCTTCAGCCGGGTCGCGACCTGCCGGTCTATCTCGACCCGGCCCATATCTACATCTTCAGCGATGACGGCGATCTGGTATCCCCCGCCGCCTACGCGCTGGCCGCTTGA
- a CDS encoding ABC transporter ATP-binding protein, translating to MAKITLDNLAHSYLANPISEDDFALKELNHDWTDGEAYALLGASGCGKTTLLNIISGLLQPSRGRILFNDVDVTHAPTTERNIAQVFQFPVVYDTMTVRENLAFPLMNRGADKAYVSQRVQEIATMIGLEDTLNRKARGLTADAKQKISLGRGMVREDVNALLFDEPLTVIDPHMKWELRTQLKQLHQQFGHTMIYVTHDQTEALTFADKVVVMHDGRVVQIGTPEDLFKTPEHTFVGYFIGSPGMNVIPAKVEGNQAYINGAELALANTYAPLEGRVELGVRPEFARLSDSEGLPVKIRRIEDVGRHKIIRADCFGTPINIIADEAEEVRADATRVAFDPAHVNVYANDWRVTPQGRAA from the coding sequence ATGGCAAAGATCACGCTCGACAACCTGGCGCACAGCTACCTCGCCAACCCGATCTCCGAGGACGACTTCGCCCTCAAGGAGCTCAACCACGACTGGACCGATGGCGAGGCCTATGCCCTCCTGGGCGCGTCCGGCTGCGGCAAGACCACGCTTCTGAACATCATCTCGGGCCTCTTGCAGCCCAGCCGGGGCCGCATCCTCTTCAACGACGTCGACGTCACGCACGCCCCCACGACCGAGCGCAACATCGCGCAGGTCTTCCAGTTCCCGGTCGTCTACGACACCATGACCGTGCGCGAAAACCTTGCCTTCCCGCTCATGAACCGCGGCGCCGACAAGGCTTACGTCTCCCAGCGCGTTCAGGAAATCGCCACCATGATCGGGCTCGAGGACACGCTGAACCGCAAGGCACGCGGGCTGACGGCGGACGCCAAGCAGAAGATCAGCCTGGGCCGCGGCATGGTGCGCGAGGACGTCAACGCGCTTCTGTTCGACGAGCCGCTGACCGTCATCGACCCTCACATGAAGTGGGAGCTGCGCACGCAGTTGAAGCAACTGCATCAACAGTTCGGCCACACCATGATCTACGTCACCCACGACCAGACCGAGGCGCTGACCTTCGCCGACAAGGTCGTGGTCATGCATGACGGACGCGTGGTGCAGATCGGCACGCCCGAGGACCTGTTCAAGACGCCCGAACACACCTTCGTAGGCTACTTCATCGGCTCGCCCGGCATGAACGTCATCCCCGCGAAAGTCGAGGGAAACCAGGCCTATATCAACGGCGCCGAACTCGCCCTCGCCAACACCTACGCCCCCCTCGAAGGCCGCGTCGAGCTTGGCGTGCGCCCCGAATTCGCCCGCCTCTCCGACAGCGAGGGCCTGCCCGTCAAGATCCGCCGCATCGAGGATGTGGGCCGCCACAAGATCATCCGCGCCGATTGCTTCGGCACGCCGATCAACATCATCGCCGACGAGGCCGAAGAAGTGCGCGCCGACGCCACCCGCGTCGCCTTCGACCCCGCCCATGTCAACGTCTACGCCAACGACTGGCGCGTGACGCCGCAAGGGAGAGCCGCCTGA